The following coding sequences lie in one Danio rerio strain Tuebingen ecotype United States chromosome 3, GRCz12tu, whole genome shotgun sequence genomic window:
- the LOC103911361 gene encoding uncharacterized protein — MEETQRHKKIIENTHSLKRKDKKCVTCTQCGISLVNNWSLRNHMMIHTGEKPFKCSLCGKSFRHSSNFGRHMLTHTGEKTHQCDQCSKTFLRTSELKRHLRVHTEGKPYSCTVCGKSFRHQDGLRDHQKFHTGVREHMCFECEKTFITAVKLKIHERIHTGEKPYKCSHCDKRFCTLGSLKIHKRTHTGEKPYKCSLCDKTFSVLENLQRHARTHTGEKPYTCSHCDKRFSTLGNLKTHERIHTGEKPYMCSHCDKRFCQLESLKSHERTHTGEKPYTCSHCDKRLCSLGSLKTHERIHTGEKPYKCSHCDKRFSTSGSLKSHERTHTGEKPYKCSHCDKRFSDSRNMKKHEMIHAT; from the coding sequence ATGGAGGAGACACAACGTCATAAGAAAATCATAGAAAATACTCACTCACTGAAGAGAAAAGACAAAAAATgtgtcacctgcactcagtgtggaataaGTCTGGTTAACAACTGGAGCCTCAGaaatcacatgatgatccacactggagagaaaccatttaaatGCTCtctgtgtggaaagagtttcagacaCTCATCAAACTTCGGTAGACACATGttgacccacactggagagaaaacacaccaATGTGatcaatgcagcaaaacatttttgaggaCTTCAGAGCTGAAGAGACACCTTCGAGTTCATACAGAGGGGAAGCCTTATTCATGCActgtgtgtggaaagagttttagacATCAAGACGGTTTAAGAGATCATCAGAAGTTCCACACCGGTGTAAGAGAGcatatgtgctttgagtgtgagaagacctTTATTACGGCTGTAAAATTGAAaatacatgagaggattcacactggagagaaaccttacaagtgttcacactgtgacaagagatTCTGTACATTAGGAAGCCTGAAAATACATAaaaggactcacactggagagaaaccttacaagtgttcactcTGTGACAAGACATTCAGTGTGTTAGAAAACCTGCAAAGACATGcgagaactcacactggagagaaaccttacacgtgttcacactgtgacaagagatTCAGTACATTAGGAaacctgaaaacacatgagaggattcacactggagagaaaccctacatgtgttcacactgcgacaagagattctgTCAGTTAGAAAGCCTGAAATCACATgagagaactcacactggagagaaaccttatacatgttcacactgtgacaagagatTGTGTTCGTTAGGAagcctgaaaacacatgagaggattcacactggagagaaaccttacaagtgttcacactgtgacaagagatTCAGTACATCAGGAAGTCTGAAATCacatgagaggactcacactggagagaaaccttacaagtgttcacattGTGACAAGAGATTCAGTGATTCAAGGAATATGAAAAAACATGAGATGATTCACGCTACATAG
- the LOC108182329 gene encoding uncharacterized protein, with product MEETRRHKKITENTHSLKRKGKKCVTCTQCGISLVNNWSLRNHMMIHTGEKPFKCSLCGKSFRHSSNFGRHMLTHTGEKTHKCDQCSKTFLRTSELKRHLRVHTEGKPYSCSVCGKSFRHQDGLRDHQKFHTDVREHMCFECEKTFITAVKLKIHERIHTGEKPYKCSHCDKRFCTLGSLKIHKRTHTGEKPYKCSLCNKTFSVLENLQRHARTHTGEKPYTCSHCDKRFSTLGNLKTHERIHTGEKPYMCSHCDKRFCQLESLKSHERTHTGEKPYTCSHCDKRLCSLGSLKTHERIHTGEKPYKCSHCDKRFSTSGSLKSHERTHTGEKPYKCSHCDKRFSDSRNMKKHERIHAT from the coding sequence ATGGAGGAGACACGCCGTCATAAGAAAATCACAGAAAATACTCACTCACTGAAGAGAAAAGGCAAAAAATgtgtcacctgcactcagtgtggaataaGTCTGGTTAACAACTGGAGCCTCAGAAatcacatgatgattcacactggagagaaaccatttaaatGCTCtctgtgtggaaagagtttcagacaCTCATCAAACTTCGGTAGACACATGttgacccacactggagagaaaacacacaaatgtgatcaatgcagcaaaacatttttgaggaCTTCAGAGCTGAAGAGACACCTTCGAGTTCATACAGAGGGGAAGCCTTATTCATGCTCTGTGTGTGGTAAGAGTTTTAGACATCAAGACGGTTTAAGAGATCATCAGAAGTTCCACACCGATGTAAGAGAGcatatgtgctttgagtgtgagaagacctTTATTACGGCTGTAAAATTGAAaatacatgagaggattcacactggagagaaaccttacaagtgttcacactgtgacaaaaGATTCTGTACATTAGGAAGCCTGAAAATACATAaaaggactcacactggagagaaaccttacaagtgttcactcTGTAACAAGACATTCAGTGTGTTAGAAAACCTGCAAAGACATGcgagaactcacactggagagaaaccttacacgtgttcacactgtgacaagagatTTAGTACATTGGGAaacctgaaaacacatgagaggattcacactggagagaaaccctacatgtgttcacactgcgacaaaagATTCTGTCAGTTAGAAAGCCTGAAATCACATGAGAgaactcacaccggagagaagccttaTACATGTTCACACTGTGATAAGAGATTGTGTTCGTTAGGAagcctgaaaacacatgagaggattcacactggagagaaaccttacaagtgttcacactgtgacaagagatTCAGTACATCAGGAAGTCTGAAATCacatgagaggactcacactggagagaaaccttacaagtgttcacattGTGACAAGAGATTCAGTGATTCAAGGAATATGAAAAaacatgagaggattcacgctACATAG